One window of the Colletotrichum lupini chromosome 9, complete sequence genome contains the following:
- a CDS encoding copper fist DNA binding domain-containing protein: protein MPLINGQKMACEPCIRGHRSTKCTHANERLMVPVRKPGRPLSTCPHPPSRGCGCGSVTAAIPRKQKCGCGSSNAGTPAESPSVSKAESPASDVPPMSPTKASAASFRIQKSAPKAASRKQSFDPVNLERMDATNINILPPYDMAQANHMPQANGGMPGMPAPRNGMEYGGMTMMGGVNGGFHQPIMYPMFPQQMPAPLFPPGAAMSMPQPNAVPSAINTPQTATTPTPMAAASNGGSCCSGKTNGTPKPAPPPSLTSTSTGGSCCSGPSKAEGSSTQPSSVSSSPKTQAKPKKGGCCSSKAPAIDTNVHHMSNGHMSPSSAIAMSPFQTPTAMPQGMFNSYFQPTIFTYPPQYGSWMSPLQPAQWKQQMEAQQYGQPIPPPAAYGMPNSLFTPDGTTPMMPESTSHMCSCGDGCQCVGCAAHPYNDATQDYVRSAYTSMLDDSYGMTNGTNGTNGTNGHSETATTNGTGARGMDAHTNGENSGSPAGPQTPSDGASVLSEEQALSANDFFFVTYPFNGDGCAGETSSCPCGDDCQCLGCSIHNNSPMPESG, encoded by the exons ATGCCGCTCATCAACGGCCAGAAGATGGCTTG CGAGCCATGCATCCGTGGTCATCGCTCCACCAAATGCACCCATGCGAATGAACGCTTGATGGTCCCCGTTCGAAAGCCCGGCAGACCTTTGAGCACATGTCCTCATCCACCCTCTCGCGGTTGCGGCTGTGGTAGTGTAACGGCCGCCATCCCGAGAAAGCAGAAATGCGGCTGCGGTTCCAGCAACGCCGGAACCCCCGCAGAATCACCCAGTGTCAGCAAGGCAGAATCGCCGGCGAGCGATGTCCCGCCAATGTCTCCGACCAAGGCATCCGCCGCCTCCTTTCGCATACAAAAGTCTGCCCCGAAGGCGGCCAGTCGCAAGCAGTCGTTCGACCCCGTGAACCTCGAGAGGATGGATGCCACCAATATCAACATACTGCCGCCATACGACATGGCCCAAGCGAATCACATGCCACAAGCCAACGGTGGCATGCCGGGTATGCCCGCACCTAGAAATGGGATGGAGTACGGCGGTATGACCATGATGGGCGGCGTTAACGGCGGTTTCCACCAACCCATCATGTATCCAATGTTCCCACAGCAGATGCCTGCGCCCCTGTTCCCCCCGGGAGCCGCGATGTCGATGCCTCAGCCAAATGCCGTACCTTCAGCCATCAACACGCCACAGACTGCGACAACGCCTACTCCGATGGCAGCGGCATCGAATGGGGGATCTTGCTGCTCAGGAAAGACAAATGGGACGCCGAAGCCCGCCCCTCCGCCCTCGTTGACGAGCACCAGCACGGGTGGCTCATGTTGCTCAGGGCCAAGCAAAGCCGAAGGGAGCTCTACACAGCCTTCTAGTGTCAGCTCGAGCCCCAAGACGCAAGCAAAGCCTAAGAAGGGCGGTTGTTGCTCTAGCAAGGCACCTGCGATAGACACAAACGTACATCACATGTCGAATGGCCATATGTCGCCGTCGAGCGCCATAGCCATGTCGCCTTTCCAGACACCTACCGCCATGCCCCAAGGCATGTTCAACTCATACTTCCAACCAACAATTTTCACATATCCGCCTCAATACGGGTCTTGGATGTCACCGCTACAGCCTGCACAGTGGAAGCAGCAGATGGAGGCGCAGCAGTATGGTCAACCAATCCCGCCGCCGGCCGCATACGGCATGCCGAACTCGCTTTTTACCCCAGATGGTACAACCCCAATGATGCCCGAATCAACATCACACATGTGCAGCTGTGGCGACGGCTGCCAGTGTGTGGGCTGCGCGGCTCACCCTTACAACGATGCGACACAAGACTACGTGCGATCTGCATACACAAGTATGCTGGACGACTCTTATGGAATGACGAATGGTACGAACGGCACGAACGGCACGAATGGGCACTCGGAGACGGCAACGACCAACGGGACTGGCGCCCGCGGAATGGATGCACACACGAATGGCGAAAACAGCGGTTCTCCTGCTGGGCCGCAAACACCTTCCGATGGAGCCTCAGTGTTGAGTGAAGAGCAGGCACTATCGGCGAACGACTTCTTCTTCGTGACATACCCGTTCAACGGTGACGGATGCGCTGGCGAGACGTCGTCATGTCCATGCGGCGACGATTGTCAGTGCCTCGGCTGCTCGATACACAATAACTCGCCCATGCCCGAGTCAGGATGA